One Streptomyces sp. RPA4-2 genomic window carries:
- the tilS gene encoding tRNA lysidine(34) synthetase TilS, which translates to MGPHPAVAAIRLAVRRVLHDILIDHTRPPGESPLGPLVMVACSGGADSMALASALAFEAPKLGVRAGGITVDHGLQSGSDLRADDVVGRLVELGMAPVESLAVTVGRDGGPEAAARDARYAALDAAAERHGAAAILLGHTRDDQAETVLLGLARGSGIRSLSGMAEVSGAGGRYRRPFLHLDRQTARKACMVQSLSVWDDPHNADPAYTRSRLRHEGLPALEKALGKGVVGALARTAQLSRDDADALDAWARQAEASVRDTAGLLECAKLYALPPAVRRRILRRAAIEAGAPAGSLFARHIEEVDRLITGWRGQGVINLPGKVVAQRQGGRLVIRQS; encoded by the coding sequence ATGGGTCCCCATCCTGCGGTCGCGGCGATACGCCTGGCGGTCCGCCGCGTACTCCACGACATCCTCATCGACCACACCCGTCCCCCAGGCGAGTCCCCGCTCGGCCCGCTCGTCATGGTCGCCTGCTCCGGCGGCGCCGACTCCATGGCGCTCGCCTCCGCCCTCGCCTTCGAAGCCCCCAAACTCGGCGTCCGCGCCGGTGGCATCACCGTGGACCACGGTCTGCAGTCCGGCTCCGATCTGCGCGCCGACGACGTGGTCGGACGCCTCGTCGAGCTGGGCATGGCGCCCGTCGAGTCCCTCGCCGTGACCGTGGGCCGCGACGGCGGCCCCGAGGCCGCCGCCCGTGACGCCCGGTACGCCGCCCTGGACGCCGCCGCCGAGCGCCACGGCGCCGCCGCGATCCTCCTCGGACACACGCGCGACGACCAGGCCGAGACGGTCCTGCTGGGCCTCGCCCGCGGCTCCGGCATCCGCTCCCTGTCCGGAATGGCCGAGGTCTCGGGGGCCGGCGGCCGTTACCGGCGCCCGTTCCTGCACCTCGACCGGCAGACCGCGCGCAAGGCCTGCATGGTCCAGTCGCTGTCCGTCTGGGACGACCCGCACAACGCCGACCCGGCCTACACCCGTTCGCGACTGCGACACGAGGGCCTGCCCGCCCTGGAGAAGGCGCTGGGCAAAGGAGTGGTCGGGGCCCTCGCCCGCACGGCCCAGCTCTCCCGTGACGACGCCGACGCCCTCGACGCCTGGGCCCGGCAGGCCGAGGCCTCCGTGCGGGACACCGCGGGCCTGCTGGAGTGCGCCAAGCTCTACGCCCTGCCGCCCGCCGTGCGCCGCCGCATCCTGCGCAGGGCCGCCATCGAGGCGGGCGCCCCGGCCGGTTCGCTGTTCGCCCGCCACATCGAGGAAGTCGACCGGCTGATCACCGGCTGGCGCGGTCAGGGAGTCATCAATCTCCCGGGCAAAGTCGTCGCGCAGCGGCAGGGTGGCAGACTGGTGATTCGGCAAAGCTGA
- the hpt gene encoding hypoxanthine phosphoribosyltransferase, which translates to MRVDAKDMGTDLKSVLITKEEIDAKLAELAAKVDAEYAGKDLLIVGVLKGAVMVMADLARALSTPVTMDWMAVSSYGAGTQSSGVVRILKDLDTDIKGKHVLIVEDIIDSGLTLSWLISNLGSREPASLKVCTLLRKPDAAKVAIDVEWVGFDIPNEFVVGYGLDYAEKYRNLPFVGTLAPHVYGG; encoded by the coding sequence ATGCGGGTGGACGCGAAAGACATGGGCACCGACCTCAAGTCGGTGCTCATCACCAAGGAAGAGATCGACGCCAAGCTGGCTGAGCTGGCCGCGAAGGTCGACGCGGAGTACGCGGGCAAGGACCTGCTGATCGTGGGGGTGCTCAAGGGCGCCGTCATGGTCATGGCGGACCTCGCGCGTGCGCTGTCCACCCCCGTCACCATGGACTGGATGGCGGTGTCCTCGTACGGCGCGGGCACCCAGTCCTCCGGTGTGGTGCGGATCCTCAAGGACCTCGACACCGACATCAAGGGCAAGCACGTCCTGATCGTCGAGGACATCATCGACTCCGGGCTGACCCTGTCCTGGCTGATCTCCAATCTCGGCTCCCGCGAGCCCGCCTCCCTCAAGGTGTGCACGCTGCTGCGCAAGCCGGACGCGGCCAAGGTCGCGATCGACGTGGAGTGGGTCGGCTTCGACATCCCGAACGAGTTCGTGGTCGGGTACGGCCTGGACTACGCCGAGAAGTACCGCAACCTCCCGTTCGTCGGTACGCTCGCGCCTCACGTCTACGGCGGCTGA
- a CDS encoding zinc-dependent metalloprotease translates to MTSIGGAASTGMVDWNLAVATATRLVRPGPDVSRDEAREVVAELRRHAKASEAHVRGFTRMGTEDTHDTPVLVVDRPGWVRANVAGFREVLKPLLDKMQERRGSGPGGAVLGAVGGKVTGVELGMLLSFLSSRVLGQYETFAPATRELPAGENGGGRLLLVAPNIVHVERELDVEPHDFRLWVCLHEETHRTQFSAVPWLRDHLEGEIQSFLAETEVDPMTVLERIREAAQSLAGGRPEGEEDEGRSLVEIVQTPAQREILARLTAVMSLLEGHADFVMDGVGPDVVASVGEIREKFQQRRAKGASRLDLALRKLLGLDAKLKQYRDGERFVRAVVGQVGMDGFNRVWTSPNTLPTKTEIAKPADWVARVHRKTES, encoded by the coding sequence ATGACGAGCATCGGTGGTGCTGCATCTACTGGGATGGTCGACTGGAATCTCGCGGTGGCGACCGCGACACGGCTCGTGCGGCCTGGCCCCGACGTGAGCCGCGACGAGGCCCGGGAGGTCGTCGCGGAGCTGCGCCGGCACGCGAAGGCCTCGGAGGCGCACGTCCGGGGCTTCACGCGGATGGGCACGGAGGACACCCACGACACCCCCGTACTCGTGGTCGACCGCCCCGGTTGGGTGCGGGCGAACGTCGCCGGGTTCCGGGAGGTCCTCAAGCCCCTGCTGGACAAGATGCAGGAACGCCGGGGGAGCGGCCCGGGCGGAGCCGTTCTCGGCGCCGTCGGCGGCAAGGTGACCGGCGTGGAGCTGGGCATGCTGCTGTCGTTCCTGTCGTCGCGGGTCCTCGGCCAGTACGAGACCTTCGCCCCCGCGACCCGCGAGCTGCCCGCCGGGGAGAACGGCGGCGGCAGGCTCCTGCTCGTCGCGCCGAACATCGTCCACGTGGAGCGCGAACTCGACGTGGAGCCGCATGACTTCCGCCTCTGGGTGTGTCTGCACGAGGAGACCCACCGCACCCAGTTCTCGGCCGTGCCCTGGCTGCGGGACCACCTGGAGGGCGAAATCCAGTCTTTCTTGGCGGAGACCGAGGTCGACCCCATGACGGTCCTGGAGCGCATCAGGGAGGCGGCGCAGTCGCTCGCGGGCGGGCGGCCCGAGGGCGAGGAGGACGAGGGCCGCTCACTGGTCGAGATCGTGCAGACGCCCGCCCAGCGGGAGATCCTCGCCCGGCTGACGGCCGTGATGTCGCTCCTGGAGGGGCACGCGGACTTCGTCATGGACGGCGTGGGCCCGGACGTGGTCGCGTCCGTCGGTGAGATCCGCGAGAAGTTCCAGCAGCGCCGCGCCAAGGGTGCCTCGCGCCTGGACCTCGCCCTGCGCAAGCTGCTGGGTCTGGACGCCAAACTGAAGCAGTACAGGGACGGCGAACGGTTCGTGCGCGCGGTCGTCGGACAGGTGGGCATGGACGGGTTCAACCGCGTGTGGACATCCCCGAACACGCTCCCGACGAAGACGGAGATCGCCAAACCGGCGGACTGGGTCGCGCGAGTGCACCGCAAGACGGAGTCGTGA